In Fluviicola taffensis DSM 16823, the following are encoded in one genomic region:
- the rplU gene encoding 50S ribosomal protein L21 — protein MYAIVEIAGQQFKVQKDQKIFVHRLDAEAGSKIEFDRVLLVDNGGKVSIGAPAIAGALVTAQVNDHVKGDTVIIFRKKRRKGYVKRNGHRQSFTQITITGIKG, from the coding sequence ATGTACGCAATTGTAGAAATAGCAGGGCAGCAATTTAAAGTGCAAAAAGACCAAAAAATCTTTGTACACCGTTTAGACGCTGAGGCAGGATCAAAAATCGAATTTGATCGTGTTTTATTGGTAGACAATGGTGGGAAAGTTAGTATTGGCGCCCCAGCTATAGCAGGAGCCTTGGTTACTGCTCAAGTAAATGATCACGTTAAAGGTGATACGGTTATCATTTTCCGCAAAAAACGCAGAAAAGGATATGTGAAAAGAAACGGACACCGTCAATCTTTTACACAAATTACAATTACAGGTATTAAAGGGTAA
- the rpmA gene encoding 50S ribosomal protein L27: MAHKKGVGSSKNGRESHSKRLGVKIFGGQAAIAGNIIVRQRGTAHHPGVNVGIGKDHTLYAMTDGTVEFRKKRDNRSFVSVVPFETTEA; this comes from the coding sequence ATGGCACATAAAAAAGGAGTCGGTAGTTCCAAAAACGGTCGCGAATCACATAGCAAACGTCTAGGAGTGAAAATTTTTGGTGGACAAGCTGCAATCGCTGGGAACATTATCGTTCGTCAACGCGGAACTGCGCACCACCCAGGAGTTAATGTTGGAATTGGAAAAGACCACACATTATACGCAATGACTGACGGAACAGTTGAGTTCCGTAAGAAAAGAGATAATCGTTCGTTTGTATCGGTAGTTCCATTTGAAACTACGGAAGCTTAA